One stretch of Streptomyces hygroscopicus DNA includes these proteins:
- a CDS encoding transposase, IS116/IS110/IS902 family, whose amino-acid sequence MYDIDDVGVFLGLDVGKSAHHGHGLTSAGKRVFDKQLPNSEPKLRAVFDKLAAKFGTVLVIVDQPASIGALPLTVARDAGCKVAYLPGLAMRRIADLYPGEAKTDAKDAAVIADAARTMPHTLRSLEVTDEITAELTVLVGFDQDLAAEATRTSNRIRGLLVQFHPSLERVLGPRLDHPAVTWLLERYGSPAALRKAGRRRLVEVIRPRAPRMAQRLIDEVFDALDEQTVVVPGTGTLDVVIPSLARSLAAVHEQRRALEAQIGQLLEAHPLSPVLTSIPGVAVRTAATLLVTVGDGSSFPTAAHLASYAGLAPTTKSSGTSIHGEHAPRGGNRQLKRAMFLSAFAALHDPASRSYYDRCRARGKTHTQALLRLARHRISVLFAMLRDGTFYEPRTPRLA is encoded by the coding sequence TTGTACGACATCGACGACGTAGGCGTCTTCCTCGGCCTGGACGTCGGCAAGAGCGCCCACCACGGTCACGGGCTGACTTCGGCCGGCAAAAGGGTCTTCGACAAGCAACTGCCCAACAGTGAGCCGAAGCTGCGGGCTGTCTTCGACAAGCTCGCGGCGAAGTTCGGCACCGTCCTGGTGATCGTGGACCAGCCCGCCTCCATCGGCGCCCTCCCGCTCACGGTCGCCCGGGACGCGGGCTGCAAGGTCGCCTACCTGCCGGGCCTGGCCATGCGGCGGATCGCCGACCTCTACCCGGGTGAGGCGAAGACCGACGCGAAGGACGCCGCGGTGATCGCGGACGCCGCGCGGACGATGCCGCACACCCTGCGCTCGCTCGAGGTGACCGACGAGATCACCGCCGAGCTGACCGTTCTGGTCGGCTTCGACCAGGACCTCGCGGCTGAGGCCACCCGCACCTCCAACCGGATACGCGGCCTGCTCGTCCAGTTCCACCCCAGCCTGGAGCGCGTCCTGGGGCCGCGCCTGGACCACCCCGCGGTGACCTGGCTGCTGGAACGCTACGGATCTCCGGCCGCACTGCGAAAGGCCGGGCGGCGCAGGCTGGTCGAGGTGATCCGGCCCAGGGCCCCGCGCATGGCTCAGCGGCTGATCGACGAGGTCTTCGACGCGCTCGACGAGCAGACCGTCGTCGTTCCCGGGACCGGCACGCTCGACGTCGTGATCCCGTCCCTGGCCCGCTCGCTCGCCGCCGTCCACGAACAGCGACGAGCCCTGGAAGCGCAGATCGGGCAACTGCTGGAGGCTCACCCTCTTTCCCCGGTCCTGACCTCGATTCCGGGGGTCGCGGTCAGGACCGCCGCCACCTTGCTGGTCACCGTCGGCGACGGTTCCAGCTTCCCCACCGCGGCCCACCTGGCCTCCTACGCCGGCCTCGCCCCTACGACCAAGTCCTCGGGAACCTCGATCCACGGCGAGCACGCCCCCAGAGGCGGCAATCGCCAGCTCAAACGCGCGATGTTCCTGTCCGCGTTCGCCGCCCTGCACGATCCCGCTTCCCGCAGCTACTACGACCGCTGCCGGGCCCGCGGGAAGACCCACACGCAGGCCCTTCTCCGCCTGGCCCGCCACCGCATCAGCGTGCTGTTCGCGATGCTCCGCGACGGCACCTTCTACGAACCCAGAACCCCACGCCTCGCTTGA